A region from the Mya arenaria isolate MELC-2E11 chromosome 2, ASM2691426v1 genome encodes:
- the LOC128222181 gene encoding protein dimmed-like isoform X2, translating into MRDGSIDDDMASQVDFPMAEEIQADDSFWDYTGYKTLMGCSKKASRLPVTRTEEPPSPSDSGGGLSNSEDLSERKMKSPKKSSKRRKGVSARERNVRRIESNERERQRMHSLNDAFEGLRDVIPHINMDRKLSKIETLTLAKNYIKALTNVICELRGEDVVFNDIYEGSEGSEGSSTDAPDEHTDALGSDAGSVQTSGSESSNNQDTDLDSNSGADVDILNTSCLV; encoded by the coding sequence ATGCGAGACGGGTCGATTGACGACGATATGGCATCACAGGTGGACTTTCCAATGGCGGAGGAGATACAAGCAGACGACAGTTTCTGGGACTACACCGGATATAAGACACTTATGGGATGCTCGAAGAAGGCCAGCAGGTTGCCGGTCACGCGGACAGAGGAGCCACCTTCTCCCTCAGACTCTGGCGGTGGACTTTCAAATAGTGAGGATTTAAGTGAACGAAAAATGAAAAGCCCCAAAAAATCGTCAAAAAGACGAAAAGGAGTGAGCGCTCGTGAAAGGAACGTGAGAAGAATAGAGAGTAATGAAAGAGAGCGACAAAGAATGCATTCGTTAAATGACGCTTTTGAGGGCCTTCGTGATGTCATTCCACACATCAATATGGACAGAAAACTGTCCAAAATAGAAACCCTTACACTCGCTAAAAATTACATTAAAGCATTAACAAACGTGATTTGTGAGCTGCGAGGTGAAGACGTAGTTTTTAATGACATTTACGAGGGCTCGGAGGGTTCGGAGGGTTCAAGCACAGACGCACCTGATGAGCATACGGATGCTCTCGGAAGCGACGCCGGAAGTGTTCAAACTAGCGGAAGTGAATCCTCCAACAATCAAGACACGGATCTAGATTCCAATTCTGGTGCTGATGTGGACATATTAAACACCTCGTGCTTAGTGTAA
- the LOC128222181 gene encoding protein dimmed-like isoform X1: MIMRDGSIDDDMASQVDFPMAEEIQADDSFWDYTGYKTLMGCSKKASRLPVTRTEEPPSPSDSGGGLSNSEDLSERKMKSPKKSSKRRKGVSARERNVRRIESNERERQRMHSLNDAFEGLRDVIPHINMDRKLSKIETLTLAKNYIKALTNVICELRGEDVVFNDIYEGSEGSEGSSTDAPDEHTDALGSDAGSVQTSGSESSNNQDTDLDSNSGADVDILNTSCLV, translated from the exons ATG ATAATGCGAGACGGGTCGATTGACGACGATATGGCATCACAGGTGGACTTTCCAATGGCGGAGGAGATACAAGCAGACGACAGTTTCTGGGACTACACCGGATATAAGACACTTATGGGATGCTCGAAGAAGGCCAGCAGGTTGCCGGTCACGCGGACAGAGGAGCCACCTTCTCCCTCAGACTCTGGCGGTGGACTTTCAAATAGTGAGGATTTAAGTGAACGAAAAATGAAAAGCCCCAAAAAATCGTCAAAAAGACGAAAAGGAGTGAGCGCTCGTGAAAGGAACGTGAGAAGAATAGAGAGTAATGAAAGAGAGCGACAAAGAATGCATTCGTTAAATGACGCTTTTGAGGGCCTTCGTGATGTCATTCCACACATCAATATGGACAGAAAACTGTCCAAAATAGAAACCCTTACACTCGCTAAAAATTACATTAAAGCATTAACAAACGTGATTTGTGAGCTGCGAGGTGAAGACGTAGTTTTTAATGACATTTACGAGGGCTCGGAGGGTTCGGAGGGTTCAAGCACAGACGCACCTGATGAGCATACGGATGCTCTCGGAAGCGACGCCGGAAGTGTTCAAACTAGCGGAAGTGAATCCTCCAACAATCAAGACACGGATCTAGATTCCAATTCTGGTGCTGATGTGGACATATTAAACACCTCGTGCTTAGTGTAA